A window of Prolixibacter sp. SD074 contains these coding sequences:
- the nadB gene encoding L-aspartate oxidase, with the protein MKSLDFDFIIIGSGLAGLVAAYHAADHGTVALISKSELDVSNSYHAQGGIAVAIDKDDRPENHFQDTLTAGRGLCDHDAVDILVREGQQCIQEIISCGMEFDRNENGELFLGLEGGHTHRRILHAGGDATGKLMTSFMLKKVLGKKNITTFEYTVAVRILVDDGHCYGVQALQFVSGENILFKGRATVMATGGLSRLYTRSTNPHTATGDGVALAWRAGVQMADMEFIQFHPSALSLPGEDAFLVSEAVRGEGARLLDVNGERFMEGIHPLAELAPRDVVAAAIFRQMKKTDASYVYLSLKHLDAKYIRGRFQSIDAHLSRLEIDMTEDLIPVAPAAHYMVGGIRTDLWGQTNMPGLYACGEVASTGVMGANRLASNSLLECLVYGKRAIEKARRNLQEPKKTDNTPAPIFLNKETDEEFLSVKNELADLMNSHVGILRNHEGLISAFEEVNKKSLKYNAPSNDYNHHKIKNLIDICRLIIQSALVRKESRGGHIREDHPEESAEQTKHIIQQLGKEIQYEPVRITK; encoded by the coding sequence ATGAAGAGCCTTGATTTTGATTTTATTATTATTGGCAGTGGACTGGCCGGATTAGTTGCGGCTTATCATGCCGCCGACCATGGAACTGTTGCTTTAATCTCTAAATCAGAGCTGGATGTGAGCAACTCATACCATGCCCAGGGGGGAATTGCCGTAGCCATTGATAAAGATGACCGCCCGGAAAATCACTTTCAAGACACCCTCACCGCTGGAAGAGGACTTTGTGACCACGATGCCGTTGACATTTTGGTCAGGGAAGGACAACAGTGCATTCAGGAGATCATTTCCTGTGGAATGGAGTTCGACAGGAATGAGAACGGCGAGTTGTTTCTGGGGCTGGAGGGCGGTCACACTCATCGCCGGATACTGCATGCCGGTGGCGATGCGACCGGTAAACTGATGACCAGCTTCATGCTAAAAAAAGTACTCGGGAAGAAGAATATCACAACATTTGAGTACACGGTAGCTGTCCGCATTTTGGTCGACGACGGCCATTGTTACGGCGTTCAGGCCCTACAATTTGTGAGTGGAGAAAACATCCTCTTCAAGGGAAGAGCCACAGTTATGGCCACCGGCGGATTATCCCGCCTCTACACCCGTTCAACCAATCCCCATACTGCCACCGGAGACGGAGTTGCACTAGCCTGGCGCGCCGGCGTACAAATGGCCGATATGGAATTTATCCAGTTCCATCCTTCGGCGTTATCCCTTCCGGGAGAAGATGCCTTCTTAGTCAGTGAAGCTGTTCGTGGCGAAGGTGCCCGGTTACTCGATGTAAATGGCGAACGCTTCATGGAAGGCATTCATCCGCTGGCAGAACTGGCTCCCCGCGATGTAGTCGCAGCCGCCATTTTCCGGCAGATGAAAAAAACAGACGCATCCTATGTTTACCTGAGCCTTAAGCACCTCGATGCAAAATACATCCGTGGCAGGTTCCAATCCATCGATGCGCACCTCAGTCGGCTGGAAATCGATATGACAGAGGATTTGATCCCGGTGGCTCCGGCAGCACATTACATGGTTGGCGGTATCCGTACCGATTTGTGGGGACAAACCAACATGCCCGGTTTATATGCCTGTGGCGAGGTAGCTTCGACTGGAGTAATGGGGGCAAACCGGTTGGCAAGCAACTCTCTTCTCGAATGTCTCGTCTATGGAAAGAGAGCTATTGAGAAAGCACGAAGAAATTTGCAGGAACCCAAAAAAACAGATAATACACCGGCTCCCATATTCCTGAACAAGGAAACGGATGAAGAGTTCCTTTCGGTGAAAAATGAGCTGGCGGATTTAATGAATTCGCACGTTGGTATTTTACGTAATCACGAAGGCTTAATCTCAGCATTTGAAGAGGTCAATAAAAAATCGTTGAAATACAACGCGCCTTCGAATGATTACAACCATCATAAAATTAAGAACCTGATAGATATTTGCCGGTTAATCATCCAGTCGGCACTGGTCAGAAAAGAAAGCAGAGGCGGCCACATTCGTGAAGATCACCCGGAAGAAAGCGCTGAACAGACAAAACATATAATCCAGCAATTAGGAAAAGAAATTCAATACGAACCCGTAAGAATAACAAAGTGA
- the nadC gene encoding carboxylating nicotinate-nucleotide diphosphorylase, which produces MSTLNFDVIDPIIEYALKEDIADGDITTNAVIPGEMQTTATMTAKADGVVAGLPVAEKVFCKLNTNIEWTTYIEDGSFVNKGDVLVQVKGSFRALLTGERLALNFLQRMSGIATETSRYVKAIRGYKTEILDTRKTVPGLRLLDKYAVKMGGGTNHRIGLYDMVMIKDNHIKVAGGITEAVKAIRPTTAAGVKIEVETTNLNEVEEAIAAGADIIMLDNMDNETMKRGVELIKGRAKVEASGNMTLERVKDVAASGVDFISIGALTHSVKALDISMNIDVPQK; this is translated from the coding sequence ATGAGTACACTGAATTTTGACGTTATCGATCCCATCATCGAATATGCACTAAAGGAGGATATCGCTGACGGTGATATTACCACGAACGCAGTGATACCTGGAGAGATGCAAACTACCGCCACGATGACGGCCAAAGCAGATGGCGTGGTTGCCGGGCTTCCGGTTGCCGAAAAGGTATTTTGCAAACTAAATACCAACATTGAGTGGACTACATATATTGAGGACGGCAGTTTTGTCAACAAAGGCGATGTACTTGTTCAGGTAAAAGGTTCATTTCGTGCTTTATTAACCGGAGAACGACTTGCTTTGAACTTTCTACAGCGCATGAGCGGAATCGCTACCGAAACATCCAGATATGTGAAAGCCATCCGGGGATATAAAACGGAAATTTTGGACACCCGGAAAACAGTACCCGGCCTCAGGTTACTCGATAAATATGCCGTGAAAATGGGCGGTGGCACCAATCACCGGATAGGCTTGTACGACATGGTGATGATTAAAGACAACCATATTAAAGTGGCCGGCGGAATTACCGAAGCTGTTAAAGCCATCAGGCCCACCACTGCAGCCGGTGTAAAAATTGAGGTGGAGACCACCAACCTCAACGAAGTGGAAGAAGCCATCGCAGCCGGCGCCGACATCATCATGCTGGACAATATGGATAACGAAACCATGAAGCGTGGAGTGGAGCTAATTAAGGGCCGGGCAAAAGTTGAAGCATCAGGAAACATGACACTTGAACGGGTGAAGGACGTGGCCGCCTCCGGTGTTGATTTTATTTCCATTGGAGCTTTAACCCATAGCGTGAAAGCCCTGGACATTAGCATGAATATAGACGTACCCCAAAAATAA
- a CDS encoding type III pantothenate kinase, with amino-acid sequence MNLVIDIGNSLTKLAVFDQNRLVNSVQLEDFDQEIILRLKKQYPELDKAILSAVTKHDSTRFQLLRKGFSYFLELSTTTPVPIKNNYRSKATLGIDRLAAAVGATCLFPGKDLLIIDAGTAITYDIVDKEKGFMGGNISPGLRTRFRALHQFTGRLPLLTPDDNWPDIGTTTEEGIQSGVLAGILSEVESVIDRMKSKWPELTIIVTGGDAKFFDKKLKSSIFVKFQITLLGLNRILEYNVKNY; translated from the coding sequence TTGAACCTGGTAATCGACATAGGAAATAGTCTCACGAAACTGGCCGTTTTCGATCAGAACCGGCTGGTAAATTCAGTACAACTGGAGGATTTCGATCAGGAAATTATCCTGCGTTTGAAAAAACAGTACCCTGAATTGGATAAGGCTATTCTTTCGGCGGTGACCAAACATGATTCAACACGCTTCCAACTCCTGCGAAAGGGGTTCTCTTATTTTTTGGAACTTTCAACAACTACCCCTGTTCCCATTAAAAACAATTACCGTTCGAAAGCGACACTCGGTATCGACCGTTTAGCAGCAGCAGTAGGTGCAACCTGCTTATTCCCCGGGAAGGATCTCCTTATTATTGATGCGGGAACTGCTATCACCTACGATATTGTTGACAAGGAAAAAGGCTTTATGGGCGGTAATATCTCACCGGGCCTCAGGACCCGGTTCCGTGCACTTCATCAATTCACCGGACGACTTCCATTACTTACTCCGGACGATAATTGGCCCGACATTGGCACAACCACCGAAGAAGGCATTCAAAGTGGAGTATTAGCAGGTATTTTGTCAGAAGTAGAGAGCGTAATTGACAGGATGAAATCAAAGTGGCCGGAATTAACAATTATTGTCACTGGGGGCGATGCTAAATTCTTTGATAAAAAGTTAAAAAGTTCCATCTTTGTAAAATTTCAAATTACCCTGCTGGGGTTGAACCGAATCCTCGAATATAATGTCAAAAACTATTAA